One Xiphophorus maculatus strain JP 163 A chromosome 23, X_maculatus-5.0-male, whole genome shotgun sequence genomic window, AATCTACTGGAAAatgcaaaatggaaaaagaaaatgtagaaaatgtctTATAATTTCTTTAGCTTGTATAAATAAGCTGATGCAAATGTTCAAATAAGCAACATGTGTTGTCACTGTTATTAAAGTAGTTAAATAATCAAATGACAAGACCTTTGACTGGTTGTCACTAAGACATAATCCATAATAGTACTGGTGAGTATTGACTGTCTCAGAAAActcattcttttgttttcatttcagtttttctgtgtttggaaGCTGacaattttaattgtaaaaaatgttttttattttttatatttcaggttTGTCAGCTAACTGCGATGCCAGAAATGATGGAGTTCGATGTAATGTGACTTTGGGAGAAACTGTGTTTCTACAGCTGATTGGCAACGCTTCGGGAATTAGATTGGAGTTGGCAAAGGAAAAAGTAACATTACTAAGATGGAGGCTAAATGGAACagttacaaatgaaataaaagacagATCTGATTTTATACCCAATAATGGAACATTCAGGATTAATGCCCTGAAACACAGTGACGGTGGTGAATATAACCTTACAATCTTTGATCCAGATGGGAAGCGGACAAGAAATCAGACTTTTCATTTGTCTGTTCAAGGTAAATAccttacaagaaaataaaattagattggTTTAATTGACATGATATGGATAATATCTAGCTGATTAAAGCTCTGTAAAATTATACTTTTCATGATCTCTACTAGAACTTATATTaagttttaattctttaaaatttctgtcAGACAGGCTTATTTGTATGCCAGCATTTatacacaaaatgttacaaaaagaTCTATAGAAAGTTGTAAATGTActgaaagaaaattacattaaaaaaaagaacttagTATTGTACAAAGAATGAAGGAGTAAACTGTGTATTTCAAATTAATAACTAAGAACTGGAAAGACTAAACTAAAAGCTGCCTGCTCATGTTTGGTTCTAGTCCTGTGAACACCAAGTGAAAAGATTTTTGATTCCATACCTTCTTCCTAATGTGATGCATAATTGTCTTTAACATCAAGTCCAACAAATTATCGCCTATACTGTTTATTCACACTTTAATAAGTGACACATCTTTTACTCGTAGCACTCACAGCTTAAATTGAGGAAGCCGGTGTTTATTCCTAATTGATCAGATTTCAGAACTGAATTTTGGCTCAGAGCAACAAAGTTCAGGATGTTTGAACAGTTTCACAGATGTGTTCTCTCTTTCTATGCTAACTTGCTTCCTTTTGCCTATACttttgaaacaggaagttcCTCATTGAAAATTGGACTTATCACTTCAAGTATTTGCggcgtttttcttttcttcatcagtTTACTTGTCGTCTATGCAcggaggaaaaaacaaaaatgcaaaggtacaaatcaaatgtcaaaataattaTACTCActttatttgtggaaaactgtCATTGTACTATAGGtatgttttttaagttttaccAACTATAAGTGACCatttattgttcattttcagAAACGGAAGAGCCCACCGATTTAACCTACGCTGTTGTTACATCAGTTCAGAAGCCAGTGAGGAGGTCAGTTAAGCAAAAAGTGGAAGAGGATGTGGAGTACGGCCAGATCAAGTCTGCAGGCTGATTTCAGCTCTTTAAAACAGACATCATGAACTGAATATCAGTTGAAATAATGTACAATGTTCTGAGAACAGACGGATGAAGAAGCTGGAATCCccttttattgtgattttacatTAGAAAAACTTACAAACCATTAAAAAGCTCATAATGCAGGATGTCTGATGTTGCCACAAATGTATTTGGTCATGGTGAAGTTTAATTTGTTGATGCTCTGCATTGATGTCAcctaaaatacatgaaaaaagaCTAATTCAAAGCAGTTTTGCTAATTGAGGAGATTGTGTATGTTTGGTTTTAGTTAAGTTCTTGTggacaaaatgatcaaaaaatatttttagtcagTCAAAATGAAGATACTATAGAGTATTTATTGTAAACCAATATATACTGTGTTACTGAGATATTATATTGTAAACTGTTGTCTTTTATTGTTCAATATACATTCACTTTTTgaactaaaaagaaaagttcataCTCAGTTGCACATCCCTTGCATCATAAGTTCATCATGTTTCCATTTCCGATTACTtcacagtatttatttattttttttaaaatcttgaacAGCGTGTTATTGCTGTCAtggcatttaaaatatttttaacacttttggatattttctgtGAACCTACATATGATGCTGGTATTGaacctgaatttccccactgtgggaAAATAAATGCTATATTTATAACATTCTTCTACTCTATTTCCAATGTTCTCCCTGTAATTGTGTAAGAGTTATTTAGAACCAAAGAATAAAGACTTCCCTATTCTGAGGCTACATGCTAGCCAATGCTATGTATGACCATGTGTTCCCAGGTTAGAAAGGTTAAATACATGTATAATCCTTCCAGTAGGTTCTGGTACTGCTGTATTGTCTCCCACTTAAGAGAACATTCCAGTTATACCCTCCAAACTGGCACCCAGTAGACATCCTGATTGAATCACTGATTCATCTCAACTAGCTGCTATCAGAGCAGAGAAGCTGAAGTACTTTGAGCTCTTTTTCCTGTGTCAGAGGCTgaaataatggatggatggatattaaGTAGTAGCATCACTGTAAAGGGATTTTCCAATCTGTTCGTCAAGCTGGTTGCTGTATTGCAATATCATCGTACTGCCCTATTCAGGTTCTCTTTAGgagtgcaccaattgcagttttctggccgaacaccgattaccgatcttttaaaaagcatgacctgccgattctgattttggccaataccaattttattttgcctgaaatgttgctcaaaatagcaagaaagttgctgaactGGCAACATTGGCGACTATTGTTAAAAGTAGATGTGAGTCACGACTTGGTGGGTTTATCTATCAGTCAAACCTTTTTCACAGAAGAACAAAAGAGGAcaatggttgatttttagacctttggcGAGGTAGATAAAATCGGTTGATAAGATCGGTTTCACATGTAAATATCAGCCGATCGTCGAActctcaaaattaaggaaaccAGCATCGATAAATAGGTTGTCAGGTAAAGCTCTtatcttttttctaaaaaaatttcTTGCAGTTCCTATAGGTTTATGAAATCTACCTGATACCTACATTAAATATCATACAAGCTCAATAGGATTCAGCTTGGCTTTTCCTACTGCTTATAAAACCTTTTGTTCACATAATACACAAATGCAGAGTTAAGTAGTGATGGCCAAAGTAAACCTCATGAAGCAATGAGGCTGTCCAATCCATTGTTTTGCCCAAAAGTTCATTACTCATTGCTTCATTCATTGCTCCCTATCTGCTGCTGCACTAAAACTGACAGccctttcaaataaacaaatcatacttctaaaatatttaaacatagtAAAACAGTCAGCGTATTCAGTATTGtcacaaagtttttgtcaaatcCATGTCTAGAACAGTAGGGTCTATTGAAACCTATTTAACTCTGGCATCTCTTTTTGAAACCAAGGTAGTACTACTAATAGGTTGACCACCAGCTGtggttgtgctttctttttcatttgccaaaaaagacatttgatgttttagtttgttgAGAGTGAAGTGCTTATTGGACAGACAGCTTTGTGTTGGTTACTGTCTTCCTAAAAAACTAAGATTCTTCTAAATTCTCTTTTTCTATGACTTCTTCTGATTCTTTGTAGTTAACTAAACAGAATTTCACTCATCCAATGGCTTTCAGTCTTTTCTGCTGTGTGAGACTGATGTGTCTTTGttgatgaaacttttttttttttttttggaaatttctATGAAATTTCTGGAGGGCGGCAGTTAATTGAAGAATTATATTGTGAATTTGCTCTCCTGCTTTCTCATGCTTAACCAAGCTACTGACAACCATCCACAAAGCAAGATGGTTTGTAGCTCTTTTATCTTGAAAATTGACACAAAATATAGCAGTGACGTGTCCAGTGTAACGTGAGGCATTGTTTGTCATCGGTTGTGTGTTTCAGCAATACACATGCATCAAAGCGGGACTTCATCTGATACATTTTAACTCTGTAGAGAGTTAGTAGGAGAATGGCTTACAGGAAACAGTAATCTtcttactttttcttcttctttttattgtttttttaggtTTGCTCAGCTTCCTTCCTTATGTCACCCGTAACTGAAAGgtatttgcacagtttttcttctgaagctaATCATTAATGGGACATACTGTACATCAGCTGTTGCATacgtttatgtttttaacagtCACTGATCAACAAAGACTTGGGTGAATAGAGACATGAAAGCTGTGATTAAGCTGCAGTTGATCCTGATAGGAGTCTGTAGTGGTGAGTGGTTCACAATTTTTGCACATAACATCTAattgattgttgtgttttttgtctcattttctaaTATAACCTGtacttttagaaacaaaaacacagctgacAGTAAAATCCTTAAAGGATTCAGTTGTGACACCTTTAATgccccaaagtgtggggcgcagtgccattgcaaaGGGGTTGcaatgaatgaaaagaaaaaaaaactctcaagGAGCTGTTCATGTTTTAACCGAATTTTGCACAGAggcttttttaaatgtattgacgATAGCAAAGTTGAATAtcgttacaaataaaaaaagaaatatgcttGAAATAACACTGACCTCAAAGAGTACTCTTCTACAGTATAGAACTAACAataaaacagttacacaaaagtgtttcactgtaaacatggtttgttgtttgttgtgatgcaacctgaagtgtgaaataaatttcagtggagtttgaaaacaaaatgtgtgtataggtttatgtctagttgaacgatgtgtgtgcccagttgatgcttttttttttcttttttgggggggattttattgtaatccataggtggcccagaagaaaatctttgagaaccactgctttaatgtttgtttatgtttaaatttcCTCCTATTAGTTCATTTTTGACTACTTAGTAGTCAAAAAAGTGTATTTCCTTTGTATGCATTAGATTTGCATCAGTGCCAGTCATCCTTAGCATATGTTGTTTGTATATATTGCttttaaccttttctttttggtgtGGAATTAACAACTTAAACAAGGTTTAAAACTAAGAATTTCtatacaaatttaaattttgtgGGGATTTTCTCTAGTCCGAATTTGTTCTAAATTCTACCTACCAGGTTAAATAGTTGCATACACCTCCTACTATTACTTAGATAAATGTCTTAATCAGCATCAGCAtggtatatatttattttatatctttttctccGAAATGGTCAAGCTTATTTAAAGCTCTTAATTTCCGGGAACAGGCTTGTGTTTTAACCCCTTAATGTCTGAATGGCTTAAGAGTCATTCAGGTGTAGCGTCACTCTGACGCTAGAGGGCAGCAAAGTGTTTGCAATGCGATGTTGTATGTGTAGTTTGAGGTCAGTAGTAACTACGTGTATTTTCtcactcagttacatttacttcagaaacaatttgaaaagaaaaacttttaggaGTAGTGTTATTGTACCAACTGTTTTGAAGAAACTACTTGTGCTTGGTGATCTGTTTGGCTACCTGTGTGTTGCAGACAACATCAACAGTTGTTGCCAATGTTGCCACCTGTCTGTTACTGTGAGATTTAATTGGatctcctgctctttttgtCAGTAGCTAACAAAAATTAGTCATTTGTCCTCTGTTAAGAAACAATAAGGTTTTCTGTAATGTTTGAATTATGTTTGTTACCTTTCGGGTGTGTCCTTGTAGTGGTCATCTTGTAACCCTGAGGGAGGAGGGAGCAGTGCTTTGATGCTGGAGGCCTAATAAACCAGGTTTGATTGTTGTACAGCCAAGCTTGctaatttctttttgctttatttatttatttatttattttttttgtctttgctcatttttttaCTCTCGTCTTTTGATGTATTAAATTTCGAGGTGTTAATGTACACATCTGAtcgcaaaaaaatatttttaggacTTTCAGCACGTGGACCTTGCAGATGTAAAAATGCTGTGCTGTCACGCGGTGCAGCTGACCCCCTGTAAATAacctttttatcttttctaGACAAGTGTAGCACACTAAGATTTTTGGTGGCATTAAATTTATTTGGACACCATGTTGTAATTACTATTTTGACCacaaaaagtgattttcattttattttcagacctGGAACCATTCCAAGCTTGGTTGGCATGGTTTTAACATTGTGTGGAATGGTTTCAGGTCTGAAAGTAAAGTTGAGTAAAGCTCCATCACATCTGTACATGCAAATGTATTGGAAATGGTgcaaaattaattacaaatcaaaatttaaaaacgtttaaaaaataaataaataaataaataaatgagcaaacCTGGCTGTACAGCAATCAAAGCTGGTTTATTAGGCCTCCAGCATCATAGCACAGTTCAAAATGGCAGCTTTCCCATCAGACAGCCCCTGCTACAGTCAGCAGTCCACCTATATACTGGTTATCCCTGCCTTCTCAGTTTACCCCCAGCCAATCAAACTCCAGCTATCACTGCTCCCTCCATTAAAGAGCTGGGTTTGAGGCAGGCCTCTTCCTTAGGAGGGTTCCTAGATGGTCCCTACAAGGACACACCCGAACGGTAAACATTTCACAGACAAAGGATCATATGCACACATGCTAGAATTCAAACATTACAGAAAACCTTATTGCTTCTTAACATTTACtaatttcctctgccttctggTTCACAAAACTCAGGCAAACGAGAAAAGTAGGCAGCAATAAGATTTTTCTTATTAGCTGGACAATGCTGGATGGTGAACTGGTATGGCTGAAGGGCAAGGCACCAACGTAATATTCGTGCATTCTGATGCTGCTTGGAGTGCATCCACTTCAGATGTCTGTGCTtggtttgcaaaataaactcCCTTCCTAGGAGGTAATATTTTAAAGAGTCCAAAGCCCACTTTATTGCAAGTCCTTCCTTTTCTACTGTGGAGTACGTTTTATCCCAGTCAAACAGGTTTTTACTTAAGAAAAGGACAGGTTTTTCTTCACCAGCTTCTCCCTGAGCCAGTTCTGCTCCAAGACCAACATTTAAAGCATCCACATGAACAACAAATGGCTTTGAAAAGTTAGGACTCTGCAAAACAGGAGCTTAACAGatcagtttctttaaagattGAAATGCATGTTCACAGTCATCCTTCCACATGATTTTagaaatagacttttttgttaaCTCGGTCAGAGGGGCTGCTCAAGTTGATGGGGTATAAATCTCCTATACCACCCAACTAAGCTAATGATCTCACTTGCTTCTTTGTTTTGGGTCTGGGGATTGCTTGAAtggcttttactttttcaagtTGTGGCTTTATTTGTCCATGGCCAACAATGTAACCCAGATATTTGACTTCTTCTTGTGCCCATGCACACTTGCTCACATTCAGAGTGAGACCAGCATTCTGGATCTTTGCCATCACAGCCTTGAGATGTTGTAGGTGATCCTCCCAAGTCTCACTGTAGATCACAACATTATCCAGGTAGGCCACAGCAAACTTTGAACAATCATTAAGGATAATGTCCATCAACCTTTGAAAGGTAGCTGGTGCCCCATGAAGACCAAATGGTAGAACAGTATAATGGAATAAACCCATGCCTGGAATCTGAAATGCTGTGTATTCTTTACAGGATGGATCTAAAGGCACTTGCCAGTAACCTTTACATAGATCTAAGGTTGTGATGTATTTGGCCTTCCCTTTCCCAGTCTTTCTAGTAGCTCATCAATGCGTGGCATGGGGTAAGaatcaaaacaagaaatgcTGTTTAGCTTTCTTAAGTCAGAACAAAAGCGAAGTTGAGTTGAGTCCTTCTTAGGAACAAGCACAATGCGATTTGACCACTAGCTTCTTGATGGCTCTATCACTCCCATTTCCAGCATTGTCTGGACCTCCTTTTTCAGTGGTGCCATCATTTGTTCTGGAATCCTGTAAGGCTTAAGATGAACAGGTGTTGTATCTTTCAAAGTTATCTTGTGTATTATGACATCAGTTCGCCCATTTACATCTGCAGACAGGGATGGAAGAGACTGTTTAATCTCACCCAGCTGTTCCCACTGATCATGAGTCAGATGCTTTGGAGCCTCTACTTTGGCCAATTCTCTGCATGGACTCAATTCATCTCCTCCATCCTTCAACATGGCACTGTCTTCAGCTGACCATTTTGTACAATCTGGATCTGCTTCACATCCATTTCTGGAACATTTCTTTCATAATACTCCTTTAGCAGATTTACATGGAGCAGTtgctttgacttttgtttttctggacagATAATTTCATAAGTCACTGGACCTACTCTTCTAACCACAGTGTAGGGTCCTTGCCATTTAGCTAGCAACTTACTTGGTCCACTGGGCAAAAGTACTAAACCTTTCTGGCCAGTCTTCAGCTCCCTTTCACAGGCATGTCTGTCATACCATAACTTTTGCTTGTGTTGTGCCTTCTGCATATGGTCTTTAACTTGTTCTCTatatttttccagtttgtcTCTCATTTGCAGTATGTAGGAGATGATGTTTGTTGTTGGTGAAGCCATTTCACTGGATACAGATGCCGCTCCAGCCACCCAGTTCTCCTTCAGCATGTCCAAAGGGCCTCTAAACCTGTCTCCCATAAAGCAactcaaaaggagaaaaaacagtTGAAGCTTGGGGTACTTCTCTGTatgcaaacaaaagaaaaggcaaCCATTTATCCCAGTTTTTGCCAGTATCATCAATAAACTTTCTCAACATTTGCTTTAATGTACCATTAAATTGTTCTACCAAACCATCGGTTTCTGGGTGGTATGGAGTAGTACGAATACCTTTTACACCCAGTTGATCATAAAGAGTTTTTATCACTTGTGACAACATAATGGATAAACATCTGGATATCTGGTTGCATAATCACAGATGACTAATACATATTCATGGCCATTACTGCTCTTAGGTAAAGGACCTATGACATCCATGGCGATTCTCTCTTAAGGAACAGTCATTATTGGTAAAGTCTGCAACTGTCTGAAACTTTAGTGGGGGCTACTAACTGACAGTCATGACATGTTTTGCAGTATTCAACCACATCTTTATATAATCCTGGCCAATAAAAACACTGAGCAATTATACATCTTTGCCTGTCCTAGGTGCCCTGACCATGGTACAGTGTGACCCAAATGCAGAATTACTGAATGGTATTCTTTTGGCACAAGTCTGGGCTCATCAATGTCTGCTAGATACAAAAGTTTATCCTTTATAATGAAAGGCTCTCCTGCTAAACTTTTGAACGCTACAGTACTCTCTTTTTCACCATCTTTGTGTGCTTTATTAAAGAGAGGTTTAAAAGATGGATTATTTTCTTGACTCTCTTTAAAGTTATCAGGAACTTGCCACTGGAGATCATTACATGGAGTTAATGGCAATGCAGGTTCAGGAGGTTTTgacctgcttttgtttttatttttctcctgtctacattgttgttttgatgtcctaaatttattttctccttcatACAAATCATCTGCATCTGGCAGACGTTCTAAGCccttttttataaaacatgtgaTGACAGCACAAGAATATGCCACAGAGTTTTCTTGAACCAGACTGTCTAGGATTGGTAAATCTTCCCCAAGGTTAACATCATAAGCTAACTGACTCAAAACTCCAACAGTCAACATTAAAGCTTAGCTTTCAATTTCAATTGTGACATCTGCAGTTGGATACTCTTTCTGACATCCATGAACACAAGTAATGTCTACAGTCTTGTTAAACCTTTCAGTGTAGCATCCTCAGAAAGTAATAATAgtcttgttttttaaagcacttgAGCACTATTTAAGCACTATATACACTTATTCTTGTTGCTTCTTTAAGCGGGGAAACCTTCCTGTGACGGCAGACAAAATGGAGCTCAGTGTTTTGGAGTTTTGGGAGGAGCAGTAGACGTTCAGCTGGTGGACAACGTGTCAGAAATACCCAGATTCTTATGGAACACTAATAACTCTGTGATACTATATTGGAGGTATAATAAAGTAGTTCTTAAAAAGGACGGCAGAATTCCCTTTTTTCCCAGTAATGGATCAGTCACGATCAATGACCTGAGAAGGACTGACAGCGGTGAATATAAACTTGAAATGTttgatggaaatggaaaaatcaCAGGACGGAAAACTCTGCAACTATTTGTTATAGGTAATCAAATATTTCTATTccaaatttttcactttttactcTTTTACATTGTTTCATTTCACAACAGGACATAGATACACATTTTacttatattaaataaaaaatattttacaacgTACTTCAGTTTGTCATCTGTACTTTCCAGTTTTCCAccaaaattaaactgttttctgtaaataatttttcttgtgtttttctcacaGCTGCTGTGTCCTCTGTCCAGCTGGTCCCTGAGTGTTTGTCTCAGGGACAGATGAAGGTGTCCTTTGTGTCTCAAGGTGACAGTCCTCAGTACAGCTGGGCTCTGGATGGACACACACTGACAGACTCTGAGCTCTTCTCTAGAAATACTGAGACCAACATCATCGTTCTGAGACGAAACATCTCAGGACATCTGGTCTGCTCAGTCAGGAATCCAGTCAGTAATTCCTCCGAAGAGATGAACATAGCTGTCTGTGGTgagtaagaaaaatattattagtATCCAGTTTTCAGATAATATGTCTACTAGTTATTGTATTCAATTAGtatttttaagataagataagatttatttgtcattgtcatcaacagattacaacgagattgagatttgctcgactcgagttgaGATGCAGgctatgtgtatatacataatatacaaagataaagaaataaatagtacaaaatgagaaataaatagacatcagaaggtGGACGCAGCACCTGGAGGTGtggcaacagaatttacatttttaacaaagtggtgtcaagagcagaagttcttatgcctttgaatttagtgccatgattgccatcgggtaaaaacagttttttaggcgatttgtcctggtttttatttctctgtatctcttgcctgatggcagcagctagaagagaccatggccagggtgtgaagagtcatttaaaatgtccaaaaacgttcttgtggagcctggaagtgtaaatctgttccatagtgggcagggggcagcctatggttctctctgctgccctaacaaccctctggagcgccttcttgtccgcggaTGTGCTACTGCcataccagacacacagactgtacgtgagcacactctctatggagcagtgatagaaggcctgcagcaggtctgaggggagacggttcttcttgagtattctcagaaagtacagtctctgctgtgccttcttcaacagctccttggtgttggtgctccaggttagcttatcctccaactccatgcccagaaacctgaacactgggaccctctccacacaggtcccactgatggtgagaggctggatgtccgttttgttcttcctgaagtcgatcaccagctcctttgttttggaggtgttgaggagccggttattgactttgcaccactctgtcagccgcttcacctcatgcctgtactccagctccccTTTCCTgcctgagatgagaccaacaacagtcgtgtcatctgcaaattttatgatcttgttgctgaggtggttggagacacagtcatgagtgtagagggtgtagagaagtgggctgagcacgcaaccctgtggcgatccggtgttcaggctcagagcagtggaggtgtgggggcccagtctgaccctctgggagcgacctgttaggaagtccaggatccaactgcaggtggctgatgggagcccaaggtttgctagcttggacaccagacgttggggaagtatagtattaaatgctgagctgaagtccacgaagagcattctgacgtagctcccctgcttctctacgtgggtcagggcagcatgaagtgctgtggatacagcgtcctctgtggacctctttgctttgtaggcaaattggagagggtccagctcagcaggcaggccagcgaggatgtgactccgcaccagtctctcaaagcacttcatgatgatcGGTGTGAGTGCCACTGGACGGTAGTCATTCAGGGTGTTGATGTTGGTTCTTTTTGGCAGGGGGACAATGGTAGAGGACTTTAGGCAGGGAGGGACAGTGGCTTGAGACAGGGActggttaaaaatctttgtgaagatTCCAGCCAGTTGGTCTGCACAGCCTTTAAGCACCCGTCCTGACACACCGTCAGGTCccgcagccttccttgggtttACCTTCCTCATCACCTGCCTCACCTCACACTCCTCTActgtgagagcagagctgctgtggacAGGCAGCTGTGATGGAGCTGTGGTAGGTGTCgcctcaaagcgggcaaagaagataTTCATCTCCTCTGCCAGGGAAGTGGTTCCCTCCGTGCATGGCTGGTTGCTGGATCTGTAGCTTGTCATGTGCTGGACaccctgccacacctgcctggtGGTGTTGCTCCTGAGCTGCTTCTCTATTCTCCCTCTGTATGATGCCTTAGCTTGGCAGATGCCTCTTCTCAGGTTGGCTCTGGCAGAACTGTAGGGTGCtttgtccccagacctgaaagcAGCGTTCCTGGCTTTCAAGAGGCCCCggacctccttagtcatccagggtttcctATTCGGATAGATCCTCATGAGTCTGCTCCTGGTGACATTGTCCGTGCAGAACCTGATGTAGTCCAAGACTGCTGAGGTGTAGTTCTCCAGGTCCGGATGTGCAAAAACCTCCCAGTCAGTTCTCTGGAAGcagtcctgtagttggt contains:
- the LOC111607047 gene encoding uncharacterized protein LOC111607047: MAAAVGLLLMLLGVSQGLSANCDARNDGVRCNVTLGETVFLQLIGNASGIRLELAKEKVTLLRWRLNGTVTNEIKDRSDFIPNNGTFRINALKHSDGGEYNLTIFDPDGKRTRNQTFHLSVQGSSSLKIGLITSSICGVFLFFISLLVVYARRKKQKCKETEEPTDLTYAVVTSVQKPVRRSVKQKVEEDVEYGQIKSAG